The Synchiropus splendidus isolate RoL2022-P1 chromosome 8, RoL_Sspl_1.0, whole genome shotgun sequence genome has a window encoding:
- the LOC128763783 gene encoding gap junction delta-2 protein — MGEWTILERLLEAAVQQHSTMIGRILLTVVVIFRILIVAIVGETVYEDEQTMFICNTLQPGCNQACYDKAFPISHIRYWVFQIILVCTPSLCFITYSVHQSAKQRDRRYSFLYPIMERDYGGRDGTRKLRNINGILVQHGGDGGGGKEEPDCLEVKEIPNAPRGLTHGKSSKVRRQEGISRFYIIQVVFRNALEIGFLAGQYFLYGFSVPGIFECDRYPCLKEVECYVSRPTEKTVFLVFMFAVSGICVVLNLAELNHLGWRKIKAAIRGVQARRKSICEIRKKDMAHLSQPPNLGRTQSSESAYV, encoded by the coding sequence AATCCTACTGACAGTGGTGGTGATCTTCCGCATCCTGATCGTGGCCATTGTTGGAGAGACCGTGTACGAGGATGAACAGACCATGTTCATCTGCAACACCCTCCAGCCAGGCTGCAACCAGGCCTGCTACGACAAAGCCTTTCCCATCTCCCACATCCGCTATTGGGTCTTCCAGATCATTCTGGTGTGCACACCCAGCCTCTGCTTCATCACCTACTCCGTCCACCAGTCTGCCAAGCAAAGGGATCGGCGCTACTCCTTCCTCTATCCCATAATGGAGAGGGACTACGGTGGCAGAGATGGTACACGGAAACTTCGTAACATCAACGGGATTCTAGTGCAGCATGGTGGCGATGGTGGTGGAGGGAAGGAAGAACCGGATTGTCTTGAGGTGAAGGAGATCCCCAATGCCCCGCGAGGACTCACCCACGGAAAGAGCTCGAAGGTTCGCCGACAAGAAGGAATCTCACGCTTCTACATCATCCAGGTGGTGTTCAGGAACGCACTAGAGATCGGCTTTCTGGCCGGTCAGTATTTCCTTTATGGCTTTAGCGTGCCTGGAATTTTCGAGTGTGATCGGTATCCGTGTCTGAAAGAAGTCGAGTGCTACGTGTCCCGCCCCACCGAAAAAACTGTTTTCCTGGTCTTCATGTTTGCGGTAAGCGGCATCTGCGTGGTGCTTAACCTGGCGGAGCTCAACCATCTGGGCTGGCGTAAGATCAAAGCCGCCATCAGGGGTGTCCAGGCCCGCCGGAAGTCCATTTGCGAGATCAGAAAGAAAGACATGGCACATCTGTCTCAGCCGCCCAACCTGGGACGCACCCAGTCCAGCGAATCAGCCTACGTctga